One window of the Eucalyptus grandis isolate ANBG69807.140 chromosome 8, ASM1654582v1, whole genome shotgun sequence genome contains the following:
- the LOC104456391 gene encoding methylecgonone reductase → MGDVVVPEAVLSTGERMPLIGMGAVASPLPPLDALTSIFLEAIEVGYRHFDTAACYGSEEALGQAVAEALERGLIKSRGDMFITTKLWCTDAHPSLVLPALKKSLQRLGLEYVDLYLIHFPLRVKEETGVWDDFKGKMLPFDINGTWEAMEECAKLGLAKSIGVSNFGTKKLSQLLLHATIPPAVNQVEMNVGWQQEKLRAYCREKGIHVSAWSPLGANGASWGSLAVMESPVLKEIAIARGKTVAQIALRWIYEQGASVIVKSFNKKRMKENLQIFDWGLSREDLDKIKLHIPQKRGFAGDRYVSEDGPYKSLDELWDGDP, encoded by the exons ATGGGCGACGTCGTGGTCCCAGAAGCGGTGCTGAGCACGGGCGAGAGGATGCCGCTGATTGGGATGGGAGCGGTGGCGAGCCCTCTGCCGCCGCTCGACGCACTGACATCCATATTCCTTGAGGCAATCGAAGTTGGGTACCGCCACTTCGACACGGCGGCATGCTACGGCTCTGAAGAGGCGCTCGGGCAGGCCGTGGCTGAGGCCCTCGAACGTGGGCTCATCAAGAGCCGGGGCGACATGTTCATTACGACCAAGCTCTGGTGCACCGACGCTCATCCGAGTCTTGTTCTTCCAGCTCTCAAGAAGTCTCTCCA GAGGTTAGGGTTAGAGTACGTGGACCTGTATCTAATCCACTTCCCATTAAGAGTGAAGGAAGAAACGGGGGTGTGGGACGATTTCAAAGGCAAAATGCTTCCATTCGACATTAATGGGACATGGGAGGCCATGGAGGAGTGCGCCAAGCTGGGTTTGGCCAAGTCCATTGGAGTCAGCAACTTTGGCACCAAGAAGCTCTCTCAACTCCTGTTGCACGCCACAATCCCTCCTGCTGTTAACCAA GTGGAGATGAATGTGGGATGGCAACAAGAGAAGCTGAGGGCGTACTGTAGAGAGAAGGGGATCCATGTGAGTGCGTGGTCTCCACTGGGCGCGAATGGAGCTTCTTGGGGTTCATTGGCGGTCATGGAGAGTCCTGTGCTTAAGGAGATCGCCATCGCCAGAGGAAAGACGGTGGCTCAG ATTGCACTAAGGTGGATATATGAGCAAGGGGCAAGCGTGATAGTCAAGAGTTTCaataaaaagagaatgaaagagaACCTGCAAATCTTCGATTGGGGACTTAGTCGAGAGGACTTGGACAAGATCAAGCTTCATATCCCACAGAAAAGAGGATTTGCTGGCGATAGATATGTTTCCGAAGATGGGCCTTACAAGTCGTTAGATGAGTTATGGGATGGTGATCCTTGA